From the Thermococcus sp. M36 genome, the window GATTTCGAGGACACGGGCGGCGGTTCTGTACTCGACGCCGAGCCCAACTAACCTTTTCGCGAGCCTCGCCGCGAACTCCGGGCCGGTCAGCTCCTCCCTGAAGTAGTGTATCCCGAAGCCAGGGTGGATGCACTGGGGGAGGATTCCGCCAAGGTAGTCGTTGTCGTCGAGGAGAAGGACGCTCAGTCCAAGCTCCTTTGCTTTGACCGCGGCCGCCATTCCAGCCGGCCCGCCGCCGATAACGACGACATCGTAGCTCAGTATCGGAATTTCTGGGAACATCAGGCACCCCTCCTGAGGGCCTTAACGTCGCCTGTTCCAATCTCGCTTCCTTTTCCTTTGAGGGTAACCTTCCAGGGCTCAATTCCATACTCTCTCGCGAGGAGCTGGACTACTTTCGGCCTGCAGAAGCTTCCCTGGCAGGTTCCGGTTGTGGCCTTCGTCCTAAACTTCACGGAATCGACGCTCGGCGTCTTGACGCCTATGGCCTTCATCCTCTCTATCGCCTCCAAGACGTCGCCTTCACTAACGTTGTTGCAACGGCAGACGATCTTCCCGTATGCCGGATTCCTCTTCACGGCCTCGTTCACCTTCTCCGGTGTCATCATGAAGAAGTGGCTTATCTCCTTCCTGTACGGGTTCCACTTGGCCTTCTCGACCAGTTTTATCCCGAGGTCGCGCTGAATTATTTCGGCAACCTCATAGGCTATTGCAGGGGCGCTTGTAAGTCCCGGAGAGCGTATTCCGGCGACGTTTATGAATCCCCAGACCTCCTCCTCGGCCTTGATTATAAAGTCCCCTCCCGTCGGCTCTGGCCTCAGACCGGCGAAGGTTCTGATAACCTTGCTCCTCGGCGGCAGGTTGGGCCACAGCTTCCTGGCACCCTCCCATACGCTCTCAAGGCCCTCCCTCGTTGTGGAGAGGTTTTCCTTCTCCTCCGGCGGCAGGTCTTGGGCGTTGGGGCCTATCATGAGATGGCCGCTTATCTCCGTCGTAACGACGATGCCCTTGCTTATCGGCGTCGGCGTCGGGAAGAGAACCCTCCTCGGGCCGGGAATATCGTCGTCAAAGAGCCAGTACTCGCCCTTCCTCGGGTGTATCTCGAAGTAGTCAATGCCGGCCATTCTGGATATCTCGTCGGCATGGAGGCCCGCGGCGTTGATGACGATGTCAGCCTTTATGAAGCCGTTGCTGGTTTCGACGCCCTTGACCTCACCGTTCTCGACCTTAATTCCCGTAACCTCGGTTTCAAGGTGGGTCTTCACACCGTTTGCGACCGCGTTCTCGACTATCGCTATGACCGCGGGGATCGGACCAATCTGGCCGACTATCGGCACCCAAAGCGCTCCGATTGCTTCCTTCGTGAGGCCAGGCTCGAGGTGGAAGAGTTTATCCCTATCGACTATCCTCATCTCGGGGACGCCGTTCCCCCTCCCGCGCTCCAAAAGCTTTTCCAGCTCGTCGAAGTCCTCCTCCTTGAGTGCAACTATCAACGCTCCGTTCCAAATGTGCGGGATCTGAAGCTCCTTGACCCACTGGTGCCAGAGCCGGTTTCCCTTAACGCAGAGCTTTGCCCTCATGGGGTACTTCTTAGGGTCATCGTCGTAGCCGCCGTGTATCAAAGCGGTGTTAGCTTTGCTAACACCCCAGCCGACGTCGGGGGCTTTTTCGATTAGGTGCACCTCAAGGTTTTCGTACCTGCTCAGAACGCGCGCTATGCTCGCACCGCTTATTCCAGCGCCTATTATGGCGACCTTTGTCACCATACCAACCGCCCCTATAGAGTCTCTATAGTTTATATGGCAAAACCAAAGGGATGTTTTAAGGGTTTCTTCAACCTTTGGTTTGTTAGAATGTTGGCCTTGGGAGATATAACGGTTGCGACATCCATGGGCAGATAGGAGAGCATCCCCATAACGTTAAGATATTTATAGAAGTAACAACGAAATATACACCGGTGATCCCCGTGATGTACGCAAGGTACCTCGCCGGAAGGGCGA encodes:
- a CDS encoding NAD(P)/FAD-dependent oxidoreductase, with the translated sequence MVTKVAIIGAGISGASIARVLSRYENLEVHLIEKAPDVGWGVSKANTALIHGGYDDDPKKYPMRAKLCVKGNRLWHQWVKELQIPHIWNGALIVALKEEDFDELEKLLERGRGNGVPEMRIVDRDKLFHLEPGLTKEAIGALWVPIVGQIGPIPAVIAIVENAVANGVKTHLETEVTGIKVENGEVKGVETSNGFIKADIVINAAGLHADEISRMAGIDYFEIHPRKGEYWLFDDDIPGPRRVLFPTPTPISKGIVVTTEISGHLMIGPNAQDLPPEEKENLSTTREGLESVWEGARKLWPNLPPRSKVIRTFAGLRPEPTGGDFIIKAEEEVWGFINVAGIRSPGLTSAPAIAYEVAEIIQRDLGIKLVEKAKWNPYRKEISHFFMMTPEKVNEAVKRNPAYGKIVCRCNNVSEGDVLEAIERMKAIGVKTPSVDSVKFRTKATTGTCQGSFCRPKVVQLLAREYGIEPWKVTLKGKGSEIGTGDVKALRRGA